In one Oncorhynchus masou masou isolate Uvic2021 chromosome 23, UVic_Omas_1.1, whole genome shotgun sequence genomic region, the following are encoded:
- the LOC135510196 gene encoding anaphase-promoting complex subunit 10 has translation MATPSKTPPGSDPKQLERTGTVREIGSQAVWSLSSCKPGFGVDQLRDDNLETYWQSDGSQPHLVNIQFRRKTTVKMLCMYADYKSDESYTPSKISVRVGNNFHNLQEIRQLEMVEPSGWIHIPLLDAVNNPIRTFMIQIAVLANHQNGRDTHMRQIKVYTPVEESSIGKFPRCTTVDFMMYRTIR, from the exons atggcGACCCCCAGTAAGACCCCGCCAGGTTCTGACCCCAAGCAGCTGGAGAGGACCGGGACGGTCCGGGAGATCGGCTCTCAGGCAGTGTGGTCTCTGTCTTCCTGTAAACCAG GGTTTGGTGTGGACCAGCTGAGAGATGACAACTTGGAGACATACTGGCAGTCTGATGGATCCCAGCCACACCTAGTCAACATCCAGTTTAG gagaaagaccacaGTGAAGATGTTGTGTATGTATGCAGACTACAAGTCAGACGAGAGCTACACCCCCAGTAAGATCTCTGTCAGAGTAGGAAACAACTTCCACAACCTGCAGGAGATCAGA CAGTTAGAGATGGTAGAGCCTAGCGGTTGGATCCACATCCCCCTTCTGGATGCAGTCAACAACCCCATCAG GACGTTCATGATCCAGATAGCTGTGTTAGCCAACCACCAGAACGGCAGAGACACGCACATGAGGCAGATCAAAGTGTATACCCCCGTGGAGGAGAGCTCCATCGGCAAGTTCCCAAGATGCACCACGGTCGACTTCATGATGTACCGCACCATCAGATGA